In Bombus affinis isolate iyBomAffi1 chromosome 8, iyBomAffi1.2, whole genome shotgun sequence, the following proteins share a genomic window:
- the LOC126919369 gene encoding uncharacterized protein LOC126919369 isoform X11, producing the protein MVAQSIVILSLLITYALSAPTGCIESCISYVKQYQTQTSGGLSQTASNLQGLDYSKPGTWSEHNDYDIDNGHGKVHEERGQYVTGPKTVRYYRKNSSSSYSTKYPNGEILSDFEYQNNRHGIHLPNTQEVFNSHNTYNQMGNSESVAQHKYNKIQSQQHTRSSYTKGERLEDLGEYSGRSQVIPQSTSNLNTQILQEPYHFNGQHGNWSTVDSYKTDGGRGHVFEEEGQYVSGPQKVRYYKRNYTSSYSSSDGIPIPKITKIGMHDVHQKLEKIEKEIGQEFKHISTAEAVGSTNIGQAHISSHDLSIDNMHNINNNNYRRQHNHRNSLSTTHSGEQHSSDIRNEHLPYRNPYQNTYGANSYSTYERHEEYAQKLQPTSQLINPTSGYTSVLNTGNSGYNRNIYSGSTSQQQTDNYQQAEMLDAHQSRQIAQTQTFLDNLRNNAQSQSSRIQSGMQGVSHYKEHWNASHTKEVSIPQHITDISHMNQHSLQYNNNQYNNRHNLHQGVQQQDSYLHQFEEGGFTHGKKMLDKLISGVDTVDCDYNSQYTQSTSQYSRKYKRNAKYGKQDEVQQTQSKYINDDLTQQTSGKLEFGQDSQQFYQAWKPQGANQQLGDFTQKTGESDDLTQQTSGNFEFGQDSQQSYQPWKPQGADQQLGDFTQKTGESDDLTQQTFGKLEFGQDSQQSYQPWKPQGTDQQLGDFMQKTGESDDLTQQTSGKLEFGQDSQQSYQPWKRYSVNHHTEDLTQKAGRSNDFTQQPSGKLKLDQESQSHKPWNLHNTIQQLEDLIQKTKESDDLTHQTPGNIEFDQELQKSDKPWNIYSTIQQLEDFIQKTRESHDFTQQTFGNLKFGQESQKSDTSLNIYSTIQQLEDLIQKTRESDDFTQQTSGKLEFSQESQQSQKTWNLQDTIQQLEDLIQKTRESNDPTLQSSEKVEFGQNSQQSHQSWKPQSTSQQLGDFTQKTGKSDDLAQQTFGKLEFGQDSQQSHQSWKPQSASQQIEDFTQKTGKFDDFTQQTSGKLEFGQDSQQSYQPWKPESASQQLGDFTQKTGESDDLTQQTSGELEFGQNSQQSYHPWKPQSADKQLGDFTQKTGESDDFTQQTFGKLEFGQDSQQSYQPWKPQGADQQLEDFTHKMGESDDFTQQTSGKLEFGQDSQQSYQPWKPQSTNQQLRDFAQKTGESDDLTQQTSGNLEFGQGSKQSFPIWQSNVRNQKWGHLTQETSAQLEGDLPKPAEKPKPRSRYSRRGSTVNTQVSNQDMYNINTQNNLNLNAGDTDAPNIYELPPQVNIEGDKDNIRRQSTRGDQGQDKDVSKKLSQQAESSGYDVEGGNVDQVNWLHKSNDATVGLQWHYTYHPSDQRQFVQQTDQKNKEDLQQRSIQTQFSNLQQNPKQEEQIKYIVDNSDQQESHWQPQNYATEQGIKSVRKPFRYIQHENKLMSDQQIRENENLQKHVGTASSEPKLEPRILEVYGGGQYDPTHSGDIYSAVTINPSATLSPTSNTDPWDIREKPEIMVTTTELTMPPLPVEPLNTNDTNEPPRPSSLWTRIGHKITTTFDKAKEKARNIFG; encoded by the exons ATGGTGGCACAAAGTATTGTGattttatctttattaataACATATGCATTATCTGCACCAACTGGATGCATAGAATCTTGTATTTCTTATGTTAAACAATATCAAACGCAAACTTCTggtggtttgtcacaaaccgcATCAAATTTACAAGGCCTTGACTATTCAAAACCTGGCACATGGTCTGAACATAATGACTATGATATAGACAATGGACACGGAAAAGTGCATGAAGAACGTGGTCAATATGTCACAGGTCCCAAAACAGTAAGATATTATAGgaaaaattcttcttcttcttacagTACAAAATATCCTAATGGTGAAATATTATCAGATTTTGAATATCAGAATAATAGACATGGTATACATTTACCCAATACTCAAGAAGTTTTTAATTCTCACAACACTTACAATCAAATGGGTAATTCTGAATCAGTTGCACAACAtaagtataataaaatacagaGTCAACAACACACTCGATCGTCATACACTAAAGGTGAAAGACTTGAAGATCTTGGAGAATACAGTGGAAGATCACAAGTGATTCCGCAAAGTACATCTAACTTGAATACACAAATTTTACAAGAACCTTATCATTTTAATGGACAGCATGGAAATTGGAGTACAGTAGATTCTTATAAAACTGATGGCGGACGTGGCCATGTATTTGAAGAAGAAGGTCAATATGTATCAGGACCTCAAAAGGTTCGTTACTATAAAAGGAATTATACTTCTAGTTACAGTTCATCTGACGGAATTCCTATTCCTAAAATCACAAAAATTGGAATGCACGATGTACACCAGAAACTAGAGAAAATCGAAAAAGAAATAGGGCAAGAATTCAAACATATTTCTACAGCAGAGGCTGTGGGATCTACCAACATTGGACAGGCACATATTAGTTCTCATGATTTGTCTATTGATAACATGCataatataaacaataataattaTAGAAGACAACATAACCACAGGAATAGTTTATCTACAACACATAGTGGAGAACAGCATTCCTCAGACATTAGAAATGAACATTTACCTTATAGGAATCCTTACCAAAATACTTATGGTGCAAACAGCTACAGTACATATGAAAGACATGAAGAATATGCACAAAAACTTCAACCAACCAGTCAACTTATTAATCCAACATCAGGATATACTAGTGTACTCAATACCGGAAACAGTGGTTATAATAGGAATATATATAGTGGATCAACTTCACAACAGCAAACAGATAATTATCAGCAGGCAGAAATGTTAGATGCACATCAATCTAGACAAATCGCACAGACTCAAACGTTTCTTGACAATTTGAGGAACAATGCACAAAGTCAAAGTAGCAGGATCCAATCAGGCATGCAAGGTGTATCTCACTACAAAGAACATTGGAATGCTAGTCATACAAAAGAAGTATCCATACCACAGCATATCACAGACATTTCACATATGAACCAGCACAGTCtccaatataataataatcagtaTAACAACAGACATAATCTACATCAAGGAGTACAACAACAAGATAGTTATTTACATCAATTCGAAGAAGGTGGCTTTACTCATGGTAAAAAAATGTTAGACAAACTAATATCTGGTGTAGATACTGTGGACTGTGATTATAATTCACAATATACGCAAAGTACCTCCCAATATTCAAGAAAATATAAGCGCAATGCAAAGTATGGTAAACAAGATGAAGTGCAACAAACACAAAGTAAATACATCAATGATGATCTTACTCAACAAACTTCTGGAAAACTTGAGTTTGGTCAGGATTCGCAACAATTTTATCAAGCTTGGAAACCACAGGGTGCCAATCAACAATTAGGAGATTTTACACAGAAAACAGGAGAATCTGATGATCTTACTCAACAGACATCTGGAAATTTTGAATTTGGTCAGGATTCGCAACAATCTTATCAACCTTGGAAACCACAGGGTGCCGATCAACAATTAGGAGATTTTACACAGAAAACGGGGGAATCTGATGATCTAACTCAACAGACTTTTGGAAAACTTGAGTTTGGCCAGGATTCGCAACAATCTTATCAACCTTGGAAACCACAGGGTACCGATCAACAATTAGGAGATTTTATGCAGAAAACGGGGGAATCTGATGATCTTACTCAACAGACTTCTGGGAAACTTGAGTTTGGTCAGGATTCGCAACAATCTTATCAACCGTGGAAACGATATAGTGTCAATCATCACACAGAAGATCTTACACAGAAAGCAGGAAGATCTAATGACTTTACTCAACAACCTTCTGGAAAACTTAAATTAGACCAGGAATCACAATCCCATAAACCTTGGAATCTACACAATACAATTCAACAATTAGAAGATCTTATTCAAAAAACAAAGGAATCTGATGACCTTACACATCAAACTCCAGGTAATATAGAATTTGATCAAGAATTACAAAAATCAGATAAACCATGGAATATATACAGTACAATCCAACAATTAGAAGACTTTATTCAAAAAACTAGGGAATCTCATGACTTCACTCAACAAACATTTGGAAATCTTAAATTTGGCCAGGAATCACAAAAATCAGACACATCATTGAATATATACAGTACAATCCAACAGTTAGAAGACCTTATACAAAAAACCAGGGAATCTGATGATTTCACACAACAAACATCTGGAAAACTTGAATTTAGTCAAGAATCACAACAATCTCAAAAAACGTGGAACCTACAGGATACTATTCAACAATTGGAAGACCTTATTCAAAAAACAAGGGAATCTAATGACCCTACCTTACAATCATCTGAAAAAGTCGAATTTGGCCAAAATTCACAGCAATCTCATCAATCTTGGAAACCACAGAGTACAAGTCAACAATTAGGAGATTTTACACAGAAAACAGGGAAATCTGATGATCTTGCTCAACAGACTTTTGGAAAACTTGAGTTTGGTCAGGATTCGCAACAATCTCATCAATCTTGGAAACCACAGAGTGCAAGTCAACAAATAGAAGATTTTACACAGAAAACAGGGAAATTTGATGATTTTACTCAACAAACTTCTGGAAAACTTGAGTTTGGTCAGGATTCGCAACAATCTTATCAAC CTTGGAAGCCAGAAAGCGCAAGCCAACAATTAGGAGATTTTACACAGAAAACGGGGGAATCTGATGATCTTACTCAACAGACTTCTGGTGAACTTGAGTTTGGTCAGAATTCGCAACAATCTTATCACCCTTGGAAACCACAGAGTGCCGATAAACAATTAGGAGATTTTACACAGAAAACAGGGGAATCTGATGATTTTACTCAACAGACTTTTGGAAAACTTGAGTTTGGTCAGGATTCGCAACAATCTTATCAACCTTGGAAACCACAGGGTGCCGATCAACAATTAGAAGATTTTACACATAAAATGGGAGAATCTGATGATTTTACTCAACAAACCTCAGGAAAACTTGAGTTTGGTCAGGATTCGCAACAATCTTATCAACCTTGGAAACCACAGAGTACTAATCAGCAATTAAGAGATTTTGCACAGAAAACGGGGGAATCTGATGATCTCACACAACAGACATCTGGAAATCTTGAATTTGGTCAGGGATCAAAGCAATCGTTTCCAATCTGGCAGTCTAATGTGAGGAATCAGAAATGGGGCCATTTGACTCAAGAAACTAGTGCACAACTAGAAGGTGATTTGCCGAAGCCTGCAGAAAAACCTAAACCAAGATCGAGATATTCAAGGCGTGGGTCAACAGTTAATACACAGGTATCAAATCaagatatgtataatattaatacTCAGAATAATTTAAACCTTAATGCTGGAGATACAGATGCGCCAAATATTTATGAATTACCTCCACAAGTGAATATAGAAGGTGATAAAGATAATATTAGGAGACAAAGTACCAGAGGAGATCAAGGACAAGATAAAGATGTTTCTAAGAAATTAAGTCAACAAGCTGAAAGTAGTGGATATGATGTTGAAGGAGGAAATGTAGATCAAGTAAATTGGTTACACAAATCGAATGATGCAACTGTAGGCTTGCAATGGCATTATACATATCATCCAAGTGATCAAAGACAATTCGTGCAACAAACAGATCAGAAGAATAAAGAAGATTTACAGCAGCGATCAATACAAACACAATTTTCTAATTTACAACAAAATCCAAAGCAAGAAGaacaaattaaatatatagTTGATAATTCAGATCAGCAGGAATCACATTGGCAACCTCAAAACTATGCAACTGAACAAGGAATTAAATCTGTGAGAAAaccatttcgttatattcaGCATGAAAATAAATTGATGTCTGATCAACAAAtaagagaaaatgaaaatttacagAAGCATGTAGGAACTGCTTCATCTGAACCTAAGCTGGAGCCAAGAATTTTGGAAGTTTATGGAGGTGGACAATATGATCCAACACATAGCGGAGATATATATTCTGCAGTGACGATAAACCCTAGTGCTACACTATCACCTACAAGTAATACGGATCCATGGGATATTCGAGAAAAACCAGAAATAATGGTAACAACAACAGAATTGACAATGCCGCCATTACCTGTAGAACCTTTAAATACAAATGATACCAATGAACCACCACGTCCATCGTCTCTTTGGACCAGAATTGGCCACAAAATTACAACTACTTTTGATAAAGCCAAAGAAAAGGCTAGAAATATTTTTGGATAA
- the LOC126919369 gene encoding uncharacterized protein LOC126919369 isoform X10, which produces MVAQSIVILSLLITYALSAPTGCIESCISYVKQYQTQTSGGLSQTASNLQGLDYSKPGTWSEHNDYDIDNGHGKVHEERGQYVTGPKTVRYYRKNSSSSYSTKYPNGEILSDFEYQNNRHGIHLPNTQEVFNSHNTYNQMGNSESVAQHKYNKIQSQQHTRSSYTKGERLEDLGEYSGRSQVIPQSTSNLNTQILQEPYHFNGQHGNWSTVDSYKTDGGRGHVFEEEGQYVSGPQKVRYYKRNYTSSYSSSDGIPIPKITKIGMHDVHQKLEKIEKEIGQEFKHISTAEAVGSTNIGQAHISSHDLSIDNMHNINNNNYRRQHNHRNSLSTTHSGEQHSSDIRNEHLPYRNPYQNTYGANSYSTYERHEEYAQKLQPTSQLINPTSGYTSVLNTGNSGYNRNIYSGSTSQQQTDNYQQAEMLDAHQSRQIAQTQTFLDNLRNNAQSQSSRIQSGMQGVSHYKEHWNASHTKEVSIPQHITDISHMNQHSLQYNNNQYNNRHNLHQGVQQQDSYLHQFEEGGFTHGKKMLDKLISGVDTVDCDYNSQYTQSTSQYSRKYKRNAKYGKQDEVQQTQSKYINDDLTQQTSGKLEFGQDSQQFYQAWKPQGANQQLGDFTQKTGESDDLTQQTSGNFEFGQDSQQSYQPWKPQGADQQLGDFTQKTGESDDLTQQTFGKLEFGQDSQQSYQPWKPQGTDQQLGDFMQKTGESDDLTQQTSGKLEFGQDSQQSYQPWKRYSVNHHTEDLTQKAGRSNDFTQQPSGKLKLDQESQSHKPWNLHNTIQQLEDLIQKTKESDDLTHQTPGNIEFDQELQKSDKPWNIYSTIQQLEDFIQKTRESHDFTQQTFGNLKFGQESQKSDTSLNIYSTIQQLEDLIQKTRESDDFTQQTSGKLEFSQESQQSQKTWNLQDTIQQLEDLIQKTRESNDPTLQSSEKVEFGQNSQQSHQSWKPQSTSQQLEDFTQKTGKFDDFTQQTSGKLEFGQDSQQSYQPWKPESASQQLGDFTQKTGESDDLTQQNSGELEFGQDSQQSFQPWKPESTSQQLGDFAQKTGESDDLTQQTSGKLEFGQDSQQSFQPWKPESASQQLGDFTQKTGESDDLTQQTSGELEFGQNSQQSYHPWKPQSADKQLGDFTQKTGESDDFTQQTFGKLEFGQDSQQSYQPWKPQGADQQLEDFTHKMGESDDFTQQTSGKLEFGQDSQQSYQPWKPQSTNQQLRDFAQKTGESDDLTQQTSGNLEFGQGSKQSFPIWQSNVRNQKWGHLTQETSAQLEGDLPKPAEKPKPRSRYSRRGSTVNTQVSNQDMYNINTQNNLNLNAGDTDAPNIYELPPQVNIEGDKDNIRRQSTRGDQGQDKDVSKKLSQQAESSGYDVEGGNVDQVNWLHKSNDATVGLQWHYTYHPSDQRQFVQQTDQKNKEDLQQRSIQTQFSNLQQNPKQEEQIKYIVDNSDQQESHWQPQNYATEQGIKSVRKPFRYIQHENKLMSDQQIRENENLQKHVGTASSEPKLEPRILEVYGGGQYDPTHSGDIYSAVTINPSATLSPTSNTDPWDIREKPEIMVTTTELTMPPLPVEPLNTNDTNEPPRPSSLWTRIGHKITTTFDKAKEKARNIFG; this is translated from the exons ATGGTGGCACAAAGTATTGTGattttatctttattaataACATATGCATTATCTGCACCAACTGGATGCATAGAATCTTGTATTTCTTATGTTAAACAATATCAAACGCAAACTTCTggtggtttgtcacaaaccgcATCAAATTTACAAGGCCTTGACTATTCAAAACCTGGCACATGGTCTGAACATAATGACTATGATATAGACAATGGACACGGAAAAGTGCATGAAGAACGTGGTCAATATGTCACAGGTCCCAAAACAGTAAGATATTATAGgaaaaattcttcttcttcttacagTACAAAATATCCTAATGGTGAAATATTATCAGATTTTGAATATCAGAATAATAGACATGGTATACATTTACCCAATACTCAAGAAGTTTTTAATTCTCACAACACTTACAATCAAATGGGTAATTCTGAATCAGTTGCACAACAtaagtataataaaatacagaGTCAACAACACACTCGATCGTCATACACTAAAGGTGAAAGACTTGAAGATCTTGGAGAATACAGTGGAAGATCACAAGTGATTCCGCAAAGTACATCTAACTTGAATACACAAATTTTACAAGAACCTTATCATTTTAATGGACAGCATGGAAATTGGAGTACAGTAGATTCTTATAAAACTGATGGCGGACGTGGCCATGTATTTGAAGAAGAAGGTCAATATGTATCAGGACCTCAAAAGGTTCGTTACTATAAAAGGAATTATACTTCTAGTTACAGTTCATCTGACGGAATTCCTATTCCTAAAATCACAAAAATTGGAATGCACGATGTACACCAGAAACTAGAGAAAATCGAAAAAGAAATAGGGCAAGAATTCAAACATATTTCTACAGCAGAGGCTGTGGGATCTACCAACATTGGACAGGCACATATTAGTTCTCATGATTTGTCTATTGATAACATGCataatataaacaataataattaTAGAAGACAACATAACCACAGGAATAGTTTATCTACAACACATAGTGGAGAACAGCATTCCTCAGACATTAGAAATGAACATTTACCTTATAGGAATCCTTACCAAAATACTTATGGTGCAAACAGCTACAGTACATATGAAAGACATGAAGAATATGCACAAAAACTTCAACCAACCAGTCAACTTATTAATCCAACATCAGGATATACTAGTGTACTCAATACCGGAAACAGTGGTTATAATAGGAATATATATAGTGGATCAACTTCACAACAGCAAACAGATAATTATCAGCAGGCAGAAATGTTAGATGCACATCAATCTAGACAAATCGCACAGACTCAAACGTTTCTTGACAATTTGAGGAACAATGCACAAAGTCAAAGTAGCAGGATCCAATCAGGCATGCAAGGTGTATCTCACTACAAAGAACATTGGAATGCTAGTCATACAAAAGAAGTATCCATACCACAGCATATCACAGACATTTCACATATGAACCAGCACAGTCtccaatataataataatcagtaTAACAACAGACATAATCTACATCAAGGAGTACAACAACAAGATAGTTATTTACATCAATTCGAAGAAGGTGGCTTTACTCATGGTAAAAAAATGTTAGACAAACTAATATCTGGTGTAGATACTGTGGACTGTGATTATAATTCACAATATACGCAAAGTACCTCCCAATATTCAAGAAAATATAAGCGCAATGCAAAGTATGGTAAACAAGATGAAGTGCAACAAACACAAAGTAAATACATCAATGATGATCTTACTCAACAAACTTCTGGAAAACTTGAGTTTGGTCAGGATTCGCAACAATTTTATCAAGCTTGGAAACCACAGGGTGCCAATCAACAATTAGGAGATTTTACACAGAAAACAGGAGAATCTGATGATCTTACTCAACAGACATCTGGAAATTTTGAATTTGGTCAGGATTCGCAACAATCTTATCAACCTTGGAAACCACAGGGTGCCGATCAACAATTAGGAGATTTTACACAGAAAACGGGGGAATCTGATGATCTAACTCAACAGACTTTTGGAAAACTTGAGTTTGGCCAGGATTCGCAACAATCTTATCAACCTTGGAAACCACAGGGTACCGATCAACAATTAGGAGATTTTATGCAGAAAACGGGGGAATCTGATGATCTTACTCAACAGACTTCTGGGAAACTTGAGTTTGGTCAGGATTCGCAACAATCTTATCAACCGTGGAAACGATATAGTGTCAATCATCACACAGAAGATCTTACACAGAAAGCAGGAAGATCTAATGACTTTACTCAACAACCTTCTGGAAAACTTAAATTAGACCAGGAATCACAATCCCATAAACCTTGGAATCTACACAATACAATTCAACAATTAGAAGATCTTATTCAAAAAACAAAGGAATCTGATGACCTTACACATCAAACTCCAGGTAATATAGAATTTGATCAAGAATTACAAAAATCAGATAAACCATGGAATATATACAGTACAATCCAACAATTAGAAGACTTTATTCAAAAAACTAGGGAATCTCATGACTTCACTCAACAAACATTTGGAAATCTTAAATTTGGCCAGGAATCACAAAAATCAGACACATCATTGAATATATACAGTACAATCCAACAGTTAGAAGACCTTATACAAAAAACCAGGGAATCTGATGATTTCACACAACAAACATCTGGAAAACTTGAATTTAGTCAAGAATCACAACAATCTCAAAAAACGTGGAACCTACAGGATACTATTCAACAATTGGAAGACCTTATTCAAAAAACAAGGGAATCTAATGACCCTACCTTACAATCATCTGAAAAAGTCGAATTTGGCCAAAATTCACAGCAATCTCATCAATCTTGGAAACCACAGAGTACAAGTCAACAATTAG AAGATTTTACACAGAAAACAGGGAAATTTGATGATTTTACTCAACAAACTTCTGGAAAACTTGAGTTTGGTCAGGATTCGCAACAATCTTATCAACCTTGGAAGCCAGAAAGCGCAAGCCAACAATTAGGAGATTTTACACAGAAAACGGGGGAATCTGATGATCTTACTCAACAGAATTCTGGTGAACTTGAGTTTGGTCAGGACTCGCAACAATCTTTTCAACCTTGGAAGCCTGAGAGCACAAGCCAACAATTAGGAGATTTTGCGCAGAAAACAGGGGAATCTGATGAT CTTACTCAACAAACCTCAGGAAAACTTGAGTTTGGTCAGGATTCTCAACAATCTTTTCAAC CTTGGAAGCCAGAAAGCGCAAGCCAACAATTAGGAGATTTTACACAGAAAACGGGGGAATCTGATGATCTTACTCAACAGACTTCTGGTGAACTTGAGTTTGGTCAGAATTCGCAACAATCTTATCACCCTTGGAAACCACAGAGTGCCGATAAACAATTAGGAGATTTTACACAGAAAACAGGGGAATCTGATGATTTTACTCAACAGACTTTTGGAAAACTTGAGTTTGGTCAGGATTCGCAACAATCTTATCAACCTTGGAAACCACAGGGTGCCGATCAACAATTAGAAGATTTTACACATAAAATGGGAGAATCTGATGATTTTACTCAACAAACCTCAGGAAAACTTGAGTTTGGTCAGGATTCGCAACAATCTTATCAACCTTGGAAACCACAGAGTACTAATCAGCAATTAAGAGATTTTGCACAGAAAACGGGGGAATCTGATGATCTCACACAACAGACATCTGGAAATCTTGAATTTGGTCAGGGATCAAAGCAATCGTTTCCAATCTGGCAGTCTAATGTGAGGAATCAGAAATGGGGCCATTTGACTCAAGAAACTAGTGCACAACTAGAAGGTGATTTGCCGAAGCCTGCAGAAAAACCTAAACCAAGATCGAGATATTCAAGGCGTGGGTCAACAGTTAATACACAGGTATCAAATCaagatatgtataatattaatacTCAGAATAATTTAAACCTTAATGCTGGAGATACAGATGCGCCAAATATTTATGAATTACCTCCACAAGTGAATATAGAAGGTGATAAAGATAATATTAGGAGACAAAGTACCAGAGGAGATCAAGGACAAGATAAAGATGTTTCTAAGAAATTAAGTCAACAAGCTGAAAGTAGTGGATATGATGTTGAAGGAGGAAATGTAGATCAAGTAAATTGGTTACACAAATCGAATGATGCAACTGTAGGCTTGCAATGGCATTATACATATCATCCAAGTGATCAAAGACAATTCGTGCAACAAACAGATCAGAAGAATAAAGAAGATTTACAGCAGCGATCAATACAAACACAATTTTCTAATTTACAACAAAATCCAAAGCAAGAAGaacaaattaaatatatagTTGATAATTCAGATCAGCAGGAATCACATTGGCAACCTCAAAACTATGCAACTGAACAAGGAATTAAATCTGTGAGAAAaccatttcgttatattcaGCATGAAAATAAATTGATGTCTGATCAACAAAtaagagaaaatgaaaatttacagAAGCATGTAGGAACTGCTTCATCTGAACCTAAGCTGGAGCCAAGAATTTTGGAAGTTTATGGAGGTGGACAATATGATCCAACACATAGCGGAGATATATATTCTGCAGTGACGATAAACCCTAGTGCTACACTATCACCTACAAGTAATACGGATCCATGGGATATTCGAGAAAAACCAGAAATAATGGTAACAACAACAGAATTGACAATGCCGCCATTACCTGTAGAACCTTTAAATACAAATGATACCAATGAACCACCACGTCCATCGTCTCTTTGGACCAGAATTGGCCACAAAATTACAACTACTTTTGATAAAGCCAAAGAAAAGGCTAGAAATATTTTTGGATAA